The genomic segment CGTCATGACCAGGTCGAACCCGCCGTAGAGCGCCAGAACCAACAGCGCCGGCCCCCAGCCCGGATACACTGCCAGGGCCAGGCAGAACGGGAACAGCGCCGACAGCCAGATCCCGACATAGGGCAGGAACCGCAGCGCGGCCGTCAGCATCCCCCACAGGGCCGGGTACGGAACGCCGATCAGGCCGAGCCCGACGCCCACGATCAGCCCCATCACCGCGTTCGTCGCGGCCTGGAGCAGTAGGAACCGGCCGACGCGGTGCGCGGCATCGTCCAGTGCGCGGGTCGTCATCGCCAACTGGCGCCGGCGGGCCAGACCGATGACCCGGTCCCGGGTCGTCTCCCGCTGAACGAGCATGAACACGGTGAGTACAGCAACGAGCAGGAGCGTCGCAGCGACCTCGGCGACCGGTCGGGCCAGTGACGGCAACCAGCCGATAATGCCCGGCCCCGGCTGCTTGAGCACGACCGGCGTGGGCGGGTCGCTCGGCTTCGGCGGCTCACCGGGCGGCTTGGGTTGCGGCGCGGGTGTGACTTGCGACTCCACTTTGTCGAGCCGATTAATGAGGTCGAGAATCGGGTCCAGTTTGCGGGTGACGTTCTCCCGGTACACATCGCCCCGGAGGTCGTTGACGAGCTGTTCGGTCTGGCGCTCGGCGATCGTCAGAACCCCGACTATCAGAGCGATGACCGCGGCGGTCGATAATAACGCCGCGGGGACCCGCCCGAACTTGCGCCGCTCCATCCAGTCCGCAACCGGAGTGAGGGCAAAGGCGAACAGGACGGCCAGGGCTAGCGGGAGAATCACCGTCTGCGCCCAGTACAGCACGCCGACAATCATCAAGATCACGGCAAGCCGGTAAAACGCCTTCTCCCCCGCAACGGGGAGGGGGCGGACGGATACGGGTTTCGGGCGGCTCATAACGACAGTCTCGGTGGTACAGAACGTACCGAGCCCTGTGAGCAATCCCCGTGCCACGGGCCGCACGATTGGCCCCGCGGTGCCCCTGCGGTTTCCGTCACACGGGTCCGAACCCCCGCTCACGCGAACGGATCAAACTCGACGATCTCCAACCAGACTCGGGGCACGCATGGCCGACAACACGCTTTCCAACACGGCGCGGAAGAACATCGCCGCCGTCCGCGATCTGGCCGTCGAGATCCGCAAGGGCCGGAGTCGCATCGACCGGATCACCGACGCCATCAGCGGGTTCGCGGGCACGCCGCGCTTCCTGGTCGCGCAAATGGTGATCATCGGCTTCTGGGTCGGCGGAAACTTCGTGCTCCCGACCACGAACCGGTTAGACCCGTACCCGTTCGAGTTCCTGAACTTCGTCCTCGCGGTGGAAGCCATTTTCCTGTCCACCGTGGTGCTGATGGCCCAGAACCGTCAGAGCCGCGAGGCGACCGAACAGGCGGAGTTGCACCTTCAGATCGGGCTCCTCGCGGAGCAGGAAACAACCAAGATGTTGCAGATGCTCCGCGCCATTCACGCCCGGCTCGGCATGAGCGCCTCGGCGCACGACCCGGAACTCCAGGAGATGATCCAGACGACCCAGGTGGAGGTGATCGCCGACGAACTGAGACGCACGCGGGAGGAAGTCGAAGGGGCTACGAGCGAGCCGACCGAGGAGGCCAAAGGCCCACCGAGCGACGTAAAACCGGCGTGACCGACTTTTGACTTTACGACTTGTGACTGTGCGACTGGTCTTCCAGCCCTTCGTACCACTCCCGGTACGGCGTGTGGATTGCCATGTGCCGGTTGTAGTCGGGAGCGCCGTCGGTCCACCAGACCGGCCCCCGCTGGCCGAGCTTCACCTTCGCCGCATCCACACGTTTCCGCGCCGCGGCCCGCTCGGCGCGGGTCCTCGCGGTCGTGCGGCGGAGCGCGGCGCGGGCCTGTGACAGCAGGCTCACCAGACGCGCGCGGTCGGCATCGGTGAGGGCGGGGTTGCTCATCCGCCAGAGGCGCCCGCGGACCACGAAGTACCGGCCGTCGGGGGTGACCGGGTGCGGCGGGCGCGACGGCGCGGCGCGGCTCATCACTTGCCCTTCCAGGCGGTGAGCGGGTCGGCACAGGCCTCCTTGAAGTCCTTGAGCGGCTTCAGGTGCAACTTGGCCAACATGCCGATGACCTCCAGGCGACTCAGCTCCTCCACCCCGATGTCAACGAGCACGTCCTTGCGGGCCGGGCCGTCGGCGTTCAGCCCCTGAACGGAATACTGCATGGCCGGAGCGAGTTCCCCGTTGGCCCCGCCGAACTGCTCCAGCAGCATGTTACCGAACCGCGGTTCCGGGTCATCGGAGCGTACCGTGTACATCACCGTCTTGACGTGGTGAGACATGACCTCTCCGGAAACGAGCTGAGCGGGCGAAAGGTGATAAGCCCGGACGCGGGCAGCTTCGATGAGGGCAAGGCAGGTGGTGACGGGCCGTTGGCCGGCGCGTCACCCCGCCGTCTCGCAAACGAGCGACAGCCGATGGCTCGTGCAGCTACTCGATTACAGCAACGCTCGCGCCGGGACCGCCACCACTGACGACTTCTCACCTGATATTCGCCGACTCGAGCCGGTGCTGGCGCCGCGCGGGTGAGAAGAGACGAATGAGGAAACGGGGTTCTCAATCTCTATCGCTCGTCCACCGTCAACTGGCACCGAAGGCTTCCGCCCCGGCTTCGGCAACCGCATGATCCTGGTCCGGTTTGCCGCCGCTGACGCCGACGGCGCCGACCACCTTTCCGCCGGCCTTGAGGGGAATCCCGCCGGGGAAGATGGCGATCCTGTGCTGAGTGCTGGACGCGATACCGTAGGCCGGGTCGCCGGGTTGGCTAATCTTCGCCAGTTCCTTGGTGGGCATGTCGAACGCGCGGGCCGTGTACGCCTTGTTGCACGCGATCTCGATGCTCCCGAGCCACGCCCCGTCCATGCGGGCGAACGCCACCAGATTGGCCCCGGCGTCCACCACCGCGATGTTCATCGGCACGCCGAGTTTGTCGGCCTTCTGCCGCGCCGCCTCGATCGCGGCGACGGCGGCTTGGAGAGTCACGTCGGTAGGCATGGATTGCGCTCCGCTGTTGAATGAGCCGGCGACGCACGACGTTCCGCAAACGGTGTACCGCGCGTACACGCATTGCTGCCCCGTCGGCACGAGCATTGCTTTAACTCGGTCCTCGATTGCGTTTCACTGCTTGCACCGCACTTCTCTGTCGCCGCCACAAGTGAGAGGATGACTGGACATGGCCGCGAGTACGCCCGACTACGACCAGTACCAATCGGCATTTCACTCCGCGTTCCGGGCCGAGTTGTACTCCGTTCTCGATGGGCTCCCGCTGCCGGCTGACGGTCGCGTACTCGATGTGCCGTGTGGGAACGGGTTCTACTCGGCGCGACTGGCAACACGCTTGGGGGCCGGCGGGCGGCTGATCGCGGTCGATGCGTCCGAGGAGTACGTCGCTCAAGCGCGGGCCGCGCTCGCCGACACGAGTGGACCGGGCGCGACCGAAGTGGTTGCCGGAAATGCCTACGAGTTACCGTATGGGGATCAGTCGTTCGATCTCGTGTGGTGCGCCCAGAGCCTCATCAGCCTGGAGCCCGAACGTGTCGTGCGTGAGATGCGTCGGGTGGTCCGAGCCGACGGGACGGTGGCGATCCTCGAAGTCGATCAGTTCCACCACGTCCTGCTCCCGTGGCCGGCGGAACTGGAAGCGGCGCTCGCTTCGGCGGTTCTCAAGGGGAGCGTCCGCCAGTACGGCGACGGTGTGAAGACGTCACCGACCCGGCACCTGCGCCGCGTGCTCAAAGAGAACGACTTCGGCACGATCCGCCGGGTGACAGTGGCGATCGACAGGGCCGCCCCGTTCGACGCGGCCACCACCGAGTTCCTCGACCACCACTTCGAGAACTTCCGGTCGATCGTTCACCCGCACCTGACACCGTCATTGCGCAAGGTGTACGATCGGGTGACCGACCCCGCCGAGAGCGATTCGCTGTATCACCGCCCGGAGTCCGAACTGGTGTGTATCAACGCGGTGTACCTCGCCCGGCCGCATTCGGGCGGCTCGTAGTCGCTCGCCCGGGTTATGTGTTCGGCCGCTTGGGCTCTGGCGCGAAGGCCGATGATTTCACCGCAAAGGCACGAAGATCTGCACAAAGAGTCACAAAGAAAGCCGGCCGGACGGGACATAAAAAGCCAACACGACGGCACCAACGAGCCGAGAGCGAACTTCCGTTATCTTTGTTTCCTTCGTGTTCGCGAGTTCTGGCTCCTCAGTTTTCTTTGTGTCCCTCATTGCGAGTCTTTGTGTCTTTGTGGTGAAATCTTTAGCCCCGCATTTCGCTCCGCGGGTTCACGTGCACGTCCGCACGCCGCATCACTTCTTCGCGGGTGGGACGTACAGTTCCGGCACACCGAGCGCTTTGGCGTCCGCGTTGAGTTTCGCGAGATCCGTTTTCGCGACCGAGTCGAACTGGCCGACCAGGCCGGCGAGCTCCTTCCCTAATACGTCGGCGAGTTCCGTCTGAGCTTTGGTCGGAGCGCCATCGGCGTCGGTCAGGTTGGTGAGGAGCCACGCGAGTTGCGAGTACAACATCGCCCCGCCCCGGGCGGAGAAGATGTCGTAGGTGATTTTCGCTTTGCGGTTGTGCAATTTGCCTTCGATGTCGTCCAACTTCTTCCCGAGTGCATCCGTGTGCTTGAGTAGCGTCTTGGCGTCGGCCCGGTCCTTCAACAACTCCTTGCGCAGATCCATTTGCTTCTTCACCGCGCGGATGCGGGCGACCGTATCGGACAGTTTCGTGATGTCATCGCGAACGCGCAGCGCGAGCGCCTGCTGGGCATCCATTTCAAGGGCCAAGGCCACCCCGACCGGAACGCTGCTGACCTCGTACCGGTACTCTGGCGAGAACCCGAAGTCGAGTGCCTGATCCGCGCCGAGCCGCAACTGCGTCAGTCTCCTCCCGGCGAATGAAGTCGTCGCGTGGTATTCGGTTTCATTCGGCTTCAACGGCTGGAGTTCGATCGTGAAGGCGGGGCGAGGCGACGACAGTCGCGGATCGGCCCGCACCGCGACCTTCTGTGTCGGCTTCTGATTGCCGAGCGTCAGGCGCGCGGTGAATTCGCCCGGTGCGACCGGTACGCGCGCCCCGGCGGAACCGGCGTCCACCGGCGCGCCGGGGATCGTCGTCGCCCCGTCGTAGGTCAGGTCCCACACGAACCGGTTGAGGCCCGGCTTCGGTTCCAGTTTCCGCTTCGGCTCGCCGTCCTCGTCGTCGTCATCCTTTGACGGTTCGGCGTTCGCCGTCCCGGTCGCCGAGGCGACCACGGTCCCCTTTGCGTCCAGAATTTCGAGCTTCAGTTCGCCTTTGAAGTCGGGGCCGAGGTGGTACCAGATCACCGCGCCGGTGTCCGGGTTGTCGCCGCTCACCCGCGGGTGGAACTCCCGCGTCGGACCGCCCCAACTCGTGTACCACCGCGTCGCGGTCTGAATCGGGAACAGGTGAACGGCCTTTTTGCGGACCGCGGCCGTCGTCTCACGAACGGGCGTGAGGTCGTCGAGTACCCAGATGGACCGGCCGTGCGTGGCCACCACTAGATCGGTGTCCTTCACCACGAGGTCGTGAACCGGCACGGTGGGCAGGTTGAGTTGCAGCGCCTCCCACGACGTGCCGGCGTCGCGCGAGTGCATGATGCCGCGCTCGGTGCCTAGGTACAGTAGCCCCTTTTTCGCGGGGTCTTCGCGCACCACTTTGGCGTGAGTACCGGGATCGAGCCCGTCCGTAATTCGGGTCCACGTTTTGCCGAAATCGGCCGTCTTCCACACGTGCGGGCGGTAGTCGTCCATGCGGTGGTTATCGACCACGAGGTACGCGGCGCCGGCCGCGTGCGGGCTCGGTTCGATGCACGTCACGGTGCCCCAATCGGGCAGGTCCGGGACGTTCGCCGTCACGTTCAGCCACGTCTTGCCCTCGTCCTTCGAGACGTGGACCAGGCCGTCGTCCGTGCCGGCCCAGAGCAGCCCCTTCTGAACCGGCGATTCGGCGAGCGCGAAGATCGTGCAGTACACCTCCGCACCGGTGTTGTCACCGGTGATCGGCCCGCCGCTCCACTGCTGTTTCTGTTTGTCGTTGCGGGTCAGGTCGCCGCTGATCGCGTCCCACGTCTGGCCGGCGTCGCGGGTGCGGAACAGTACGTTGCCCGCGTGGTACACGGTCTTCGGGTCGTGTTTGGAGATGAGGATCGGCGCGGTCCACTGGAACCGGTACTTCAACTTCGCCGGATCGATGCCGGACGGGTTGACCTGGTTCGCGGTGATGTTGCGGGCCTGCCCGGTGCGGTGGTCGTAGCGGGTCAGGATGCCGCCGTATTCGCCGGCGTACACTACGTCGGGGTCGGCGGGGTCGGCGAAGGCGAACCCCGATTCCCCGCCGCCGATAGGGTACCAGTCGCCGAGGCCGATGCCGCCGGTCTTGAGCGACCGGCTCGGCCCGCTCGCGCTGCCGAGGTCCTGCAAGCACGTGAGCACGCGGTACGGCACGCGCGTGTCGGCGCTCACGTGGTAGCACTGACTGATCGGCAGCGCGGGCGTGGCCCAGGTCTTCCCGCCGTCGGTGGTGATGGACACGCCGCTGTCGTTCGACTCGATCATCCGGTCCGGGTTCTTCGGGTCGATCCACACGTCGTGGTGGTCGCTGTGCAACCCGGCCCCGATGCGGGTGAACGTTTTCCCCGCGTCGCTGCTCTTGAGCAGCGGCACCTGCGGGGCGAACAGCACGTCCGGGTTCGTCGGGTGAACGGTGAGGGTGCTGTAGTACCACGCCCGCTGGCGGAGCGGGCGGGTGTCGTTGACCCGGTCCCACGACTCGCCGCCGTCGTCGGACCGGAACAGCCCGCCCTTCTCCGCTTCGATGATCGCGTACACGCGGTGCGAGTTCGCCGGCGCGACCGCCACGCCCACGCGGCCCCAGATGCCGTCGGGGAGGCCGTTCTTGAGTTTGCCAGACTCGGATTTGCTTGACACTTTTTCGCCCGACTTCGGTTTCTCAGACTCGGGGGGCTTACGCCCCCCGCTCGCCGGGGTCTTCAGAGATTCCCAGGTGTCGCCGCCGTCGCGCGAGACGTACAGATCGCTGCCGGGTCCGCCGCTCGTCAGATCCCACGGCCGGCGCCGTGCCTGCCAGAACCCCGCGAACACCACGCGCGGGTTGTTCGGATCGATGCACACGTCGGACGCGCCGGTGTCGTCGTTTTTGAACAGCACTTTGTCCCACGTCTTACCGCCGTCGGTGGTGCGGTACACGCCGCGCTCGCTGTTCGGTCCGAAGGCGTGGCCCAGCACCGCCGCAAAGCAGACGTCCGCGTTCTTCGGGTGTACGGCAACGGTGCCGATCTGCCCCACCTGCTTCCAGACGTGCTTCCACGACTTGCCGCTATCGGTGCTTTTGAAGATGCCGGCGCCCGGCGACACGTTCCCGCGGATGTTCGCCTCGCCGCTGCCCACGTACACCACGTTCGGGTCGCTCGGCGCGACCGCGATGCTCCCGGTGCTGCTCGTCGGCTGGTCGTCGAAAATGGGCTTCCAGGTGAGGCCGCCATCGCCCGACTTCCACACGCCGCCGCTGGCCGTGGCGGCGTAGTACGTCAGCGGGTCGCCGGGCACGCCGCAGGCGCGGGACACGCGCCCGCCCGCAAACGGCCCGACGAGTCGGTACTTCGCGGCGGCAAAGTCTTTCGGCTCGTCCGCAGCACGGGAGGTTGTTGGGGGAAGCCAACACGATACGAGAAGGGCAAGAACCAGCGCGAGTCGGAAGCGAGTCATGGTGCGGCCCGGGCGGCGGAAAAGATGATTCAGTTTGCCCATCTTAAACCGCGACCGCGCGTTTCCAACAACCTACCGGCCGAATGCGACCAACTACCAGCCGTTACGACCGGTACAGTTGGACGAGGTCAGGGGTGGAGGGCTCGATATCGAAGTTTGCCCTGTACTTGAACCACCCCGTTCGAGTGACGGGTGTATGTTTTCCGTTCGCGAGCGGAGCATACCCGGTTCGCGCGGGCGCTGCTAAAACATCTCTTCCGTCACACTCCGCACGAGAAGGCCGCGGCCTTCCACCCATAAGGCGTCGAAATGAGTCTTCCTCACCCGCTCCCGCACACCCGCACCCGCACCCTCAAGTTCCCCACCGCCGGCGCCGCGGCCAAGCACGTCGCCAAGGAGATCGACAAGCTCGTCCGCGCCCGGAACGCGGCCAACAAGCACACGGTCCTGGGCTTGGCGACCGGTAGCACGCCCGTGGGCCTGTACCGCGAACTGATCCGCCTCCACAAGGAAGAGGGGCTGGACCTGTCGCGCGTCGTCACGTTCAACCTGGACGAGTACTACCCCATCCCGAAGGAGAGCCAGCACTCGTACTTCCGGTGGATGCACGAGACGCTGTTCAGCCACGTCAACATCGCGTGGGAGAACCACCACATCCCCGACGGCTCGCTCAAGCCGGACGAGGTGGACGCGGCGTGCGCCCAGTACGAGGAGCAGATCAAATCGTTCGGCGGCATCGACATTCAGATCCTCGGCATCGGCCGCACCGGGCACATCGCGTTCAATGAGCCGGGCAGCCCGCAGAACAGCCGCACCCGGCTCGTCACCCTCGACAGCATCACCCGCCGCGACGCGGCCGACGGCTTCTTCGGCGAGAAGAACGTGCCGCACCACGCGCTCACGATGGGCGTGGCCAGCATCCTCGAAGCCCGCCGCATCTTCCTGATGGCGTTCGGTGAGCACAAGGCCGGCATCGTGTTCAAGGCGGTCGAGCAGCCGCCGACGGAAGCGATCTCCGCGAGCTTCCTCCAGGACCACAAGGACGCCACGTTCGTTCTCGACGAGGCCGCCGCCGCCGAGCTGACCGCGATCAAGCGCCCGTGGGAGGTCGGGCCGTGCGCGTGGTCGCCGGACCTGGTCCGCAAGGCGGTCGTCGCGCTCTCGCTGACGGTCAAGAAGGGCTTGCAGAAGCTCAACGACGACGACTTCCGCGACCACCACCTGTACGACCTGCTCCGCGAAAAGGGACCGGCCGAACAGATCGGTGAGGCGGTCTTCCACGACCGCATGGACACCATCCGGCCGTACCCGGCGGGGCGAATTGCAGAACCTAACCCCCCAACCCCCTTCCCTAAGAAGGAAGGGGGGGCCGGCAAAGAGGGATCGAGCCCCCAACCCCTCGGGGGAGGGGTTGGGGGCGTGGGCCTACAGACCACCGATGCGAGCAAGGGCGAGGGGCCCCGAACCGTCCTGGTCTTTTCGCCCCACCCCGACGACGACGTGATCTCGATGGGCGGGACCATCATCCGGCTGGTGGAACAGGGGCACAAGGTTCACATCGCGTACATGACGAGCGGGAACGTGGCCGTGTTCGACCACGACGCGCGGCGGTTCGTGGACTTCGTGGACGAGTTCCTGGGCGCGTTCGGCACGCCGGCGGAGCGGTCCACCGCCGGAACGATCAAGGAGCGGGTGTACGCGTTCCTCGACGCGAAGAAGCCCGGCGAGTTGGACAGTACGGACGTGCTCAAGGTGAAAGCGGTGATCCGGGCCACGGAGGCGCGGGCCGGGGCGCTGGCGTGCGGCATCCCGCCCGAACAGTTGGACTTCATGAACCTCCGCTTCTACCACACGGGCAGCAAGACCAAGAAGCCGATCCAGCCGCAGGACATTGAGGACATCGTCGCCCTGCTGAAGCGCCTCAACCCGTACCAGGTGTACGTTGCGGGCGAACTGTCGGACCCGCACGGCACGCACCGCGTGTGCGCGGAAGCGGTGTTCACCGCCGTGCGGCAGGTGCGTGCCGCCGGCCTGACCCCCGACGTGTGGTTGTACAAGGGCGCGTGGGAGGA from the Frigoriglobus tundricola genome contains:
- a CDS encoding AI-2E family transporter, yielding MSRPKPVSVRPLPVAGEKAFYRLAVILMIVGVLYWAQTVILPLALAVLFAFALTPVADWMERRKFGRVPAALLSTAAVIALIVGVLTIAERQTEQLVNDLRGDVYRENVTRKLDPILDLINRLDKVESQVTPAPQPKPPGEPPKPSDPPTPVVLKQPGPGIIGWLPSLARPVAEVAATLLLVAVLTVFMLVQRETTRDRVIGLARRRQLAMTTRALDDAAHRVGRFLLLQAATNAVMGLIVGVGLGLIGVPYPALWGMLTAALRFLPYVGIWLSALFPFCLALAVYPGWGPALLVLALYGGFDLVMTNAVEPLLFGHGTGVSSMALVLAAVFWAFLWGPVGLLLAVPLTVCLVVLGEHVPSLSFLRTLLGDAPAVDPGALFFHRALVGDYDGAAVLIGEQSGTPLVEVYGQVLLPALVQAKMERERGNLDTDEERRVYRAARAVLSGVLATRRPTESGADAAKGAGPVVIGCAAHGLPDQVAVGMLRDLVVGAGGEMVVVPSTKLAAEVASRVQAGRVVTVCIATIAPGGLSRAARLCEQVRAGKTGSRVVVGRWGFEPDENAAEKFLKSSGASLLTRTLAETLHEVAPEARPALPPEPLPALRPAPVGA
- a CDS encoding DUF1003 domain-containing protein translates to MADNTLSNTARKNIAAVRDLAVEIRKGRSRIDRITDAISGFAGTPRFLVAQMVIIGFWVGGNFVLPTTNRLDPYPFEFLNFVLAVEAIFLSTVVLMAQNRQSREATEQAELHLQIGLLAEQETTKMLQMLRAIHARLGMSASAHDPELQEMIQTTQVEVIADELRRTREEVEGATSEPTEEAKGPPSDVKPA
- a CDS encoding GlcG/HbpS family heme-binding protein; amino-acid sequence: MPTDVTLQAAVAAIEAARQKADKLGVPMNIAVVDAGANLVAFARMDGAWLGSIEIACNKAYTARAFDMPTKELAKISQPGDPAYGIASSTQHRIAIFPGGIPLKAGGKVVGAVGVSGGKPDQDHAVAEAGAEAFGAS
- a CDS encoding class I SAM-dependent methyltransferase, giving the protein MAASTPDYDQYQSAFHSAFRAELYSVLDGLPLPADGRVLDVPCGNGFYSARLATRLGAGGRLIAVDASEEYVAQARAALADTSGPGATEVVAGNAYELPYGDQSFDLVWCAQSLISLEPERVVREMRRVVRADGTVAILEVDQFHHVLLPWPAELEAALASAVLKGSVRQYGDGVKTSPTRHLRRVLKENDFGTIRRVTVAIDRAAPFDAATTEFLDHHFENFRSIVHPHLTPSLRKVYDRVTDPAESDSLYHRPESELVCINAVYLARPHSGGS
- a CDS encoding WD40/YVTN/BNR-like repeat-containing protein, whose product is MTRFRLALVLALLVSCWLPPTTSRAADEPKDFAAAKYRLVGPFAGGRVSRACGVPGDPLTYYAATASGGVWKSGDGGLTWKPIFDDQPTSSTGSIAVAPSDPNVVYVGSGEANIRGNVSPGAGIFKSTDSGKSWKHVWKQVGQIGTVAVHPKNADVCFAAVLGHAFGPNSERGVYRTTDGGKTWDKVLFKNDDTGASDVCIDPNNPRVVFAGFWQARRRPWDLTSGGPGSDLYVSRDGGDTWESLKTPASGGRKPPESEKPKSGEKVSSKSESGKLKNGLPDGIWGRVGVAVAPANSHRVYAIIEAEKGGLFRSDDGGESWDRVNDTRPLRQRAWYYSTLTVHPTNPDVLFAPQVPLLKSSDAGKTFTRIGAGLHSDHHDVWIDPKNPDRMIESNDSGVSITTDGGKTWATPALPISQCYHVSADTRVPYRVLTCLQDLGSASGPSRSLKTGGIGLGDWYPIGGGESGFAFADPADPDVVYAGEYGGILTRYDHRTGQARNITANQVNPSGIDPAKLKYRFQWTAPILISKHDPKTVYHAGNVLFRTRDAGQTWDAISGDLTRNDKQKQQWSGGPITGDNTGAEVYCTIFALAESPVQKGLLWAGTDDGLVHVSKDEGKTWLNVTANVPDLPDWGTVTCIEPSPHAAGAAYLVVDNHRMDDYRPHVWKTADFGKTWTRITDGLDPGTHAKVVREDPAKKGLLYLGTERGIMHSRDAGTSWEALQLNLPTVPVHDLVVKDTDLVVATHGRSIWVLDDLTPVRETTAAVRKKAVHLFPIQTATRWYTSWGGPTREFHPRVSGDNPDTGAVIWYHLGPDFKGELKLEILDAKGTVVASATGTANAEPSKDDDDEDGEPKRKLEPKPGLNRFVWDLTYDGATTIPGAPVDAGSAGARVPVAPGEFTARLTLGNQKPTQKVAVRADPRLSSPRPAFTIELQPLKPNETEYHATTSFAGRRLTQLRLGADQALDFGFSPEYRYEVSSVPVGVALALEMDAQQALALRVRDDITKLSDTVARIRAVKKQMDLRKELLKDRADAKTLLKHTDALGKKLDDIEGKLHNRKAKITYDIFSARGGAMLYSQLAWLLTNLTDADGAPTKAQTELADVLGKELAGLVGQFDSVAKTDLAKLNADAKALGVPELYVPPAKK
- the nagB gene encoding glucosamine-6-phosphate deaminase, which produces MSLPHPLPHTRTRTLKFPTAGAAAKHVAKEIDKLVRARNAANKHTVLGLATGSTPVGLYRELIRLHKEEGLDLSRVVTFNLDEYYPIPKESQHSYFRWMHETLFSHVNIAWENHHIPDGSLKPDEVDAACAQYEEQIKSFGGIDIQILGIGRTGHIAFNEPGSPQNSRTRLVTLDSITRRDAADGFFGEKNVPHHALTMGVASILEARRIFLMAFGEHKAGIVFKAVEQPPTEAISASFLQDHKDATFVLDEAAAAELTAIKRPWEVGPCAWSPDLVRKAVVALSLTVKKGLQKLNDDDFRDHHLYDLLREKGPAEQIGEAVFHDRMDTIRPYPAGRIAEPNPPTPFPKKEGGAGKEGSSPQPLGGGVGGVGLQTTDASKGEGPRTVLVFSPHPDDDVISMGGTIIRLVEQGHKVHIAYMTSGNVAVFDHDARRFVDFVDEFLGAFGTPAERSTAGTIKERVYAFLDAKKPGELDSTDVLKVKAVIRATEARAGALACGIPPEQLDFMNLRFYHTGSKTKKPIQPQDIEDIVALLKRLNPYQVYVAGELSDPHGTHRVCAEAVFTAVRQVRAAGLTPDVWLYKGAWEEWEPHEIEMAVPLSPEVLERKKQAIFRHQSQKDRAMFPGGTDRREFWQRAEQRNLATARTYDALGLPEYYALEAFVKWKDG